From Mycolicibacterium nivoides, a single genomic window includes:
- a CDS encoding serine hydrolase domain-containing protein, translated as MNLDGNQSSIREAIDAGLLASAVTLVWQAGKVLQVSALGHRDVDAGLPMQTDTIFRIASMTKPVTVAAAMALAEEGKFRLNEPVTKWLPELADMRVLREARGPLDRTEPARRPITFDDLMTHRSGLAYVFSVLGPLASAYGKLSLRQDQDRWLAEVAKLPLAHQPGERLTYSHSTDVLGIALSRIESKPLSQVLSERIFAPLGMSDTGFSVDAAGRRRSATMYQLTADNTLTHDVMGPAPITDPPFCTGGAGLFSTADDYLKFARMLLAGGTVDGVRVLSEESVRLMRTDRLTPEQKQYPFLGAPFWVGRGFGLNLSVVTDPAKSRQLFAPGGLGTFSWPGAYGTWWQADPSADLILIYLIQNHPNLSVDAAAVSGNTSTAKLQTAQPRFVRRTYQALDL; from the coding sequence GTGAACCTCGACGGCAATCAATCGTCCATCCGGGAGGCCATCGACGCCGGGCTGCTGGCCAGCGCGGTCACGCTGGTGTGGCAGGCGGGCAAGGTCCTTCAAGTCAGTGCCCTTGGTCACCGGGACGTCGATGCGGGGCTGCCGATGCAGACCGACACCATCTTCAGGATCGCGTCGATGACGAAGCCTGTGACGGTGGCCGCGGCGATGGCGCTGGCCGAGGAGGGCAAGTTCAGGCTGAACGAGCCGGTGACGAAATGGCTGCCGGAATTGGCCGACATGCGGGTGCTACGCGAGGCGCGCGGACCGCTGGACCGCACCGAGCCCGCGCGCCGGCCCATCACCTTCGACGACCTGATGACCCATCGCAGCGGCCTGGCCTACGTGTTCTCGGTACTGGGGCCGCTGGCGTCGGCCTACGGCAAGCTGTCGCTGCGCCAGGACCAGGACCGCTGGCTGGCCGAGGTGGCCAAACTGCCGCTGGCCCATCAGCCCGGGGAACGCCTCACGTATAGCCACTCCACCGATGTGCTGGGGATCGCGTTGTCCCGCATCGAGAGCAAGCCGCTGTCACAGGTGCTGTCCGAGCGCATCTTCGCGCCACTGGGCATGAGCGACACTGGTTTCTCGGTCGACGCGGCCGGCCGGCGCCGGTCGGCGACGATGTACCAACTGACCGCCGACAACACCCTGACCCACGATGTGATGGGTCCGGCGCCCATCACCGATCCCCCGTTCTGCACGGGCGGGGCGGGGCTGTTCTCCACCGCCGACGACTATTTGAAGTTCGCCCGGATGTTGTTGGCCGGCGGCACCGTCGACGGGGTGCGCGTGCTGTCCGAGGAGTCGGTACGGCTGATGCGCACCGACCGGCTCACCCCCGAACAGAAGCAGTACCCGTTCCTGGGGGCACCGTTCTGGGTCGGCCGGGGCTTCGGGCTGAACCTGTCGGTGGTGACCGACCCGGCGAAGTCGCGTCAGTTGTTCGCCCCGGGCGGACTGGGCACCTTCAGTTGGCCGGGCGCCTACGGCACCTGGTGGCAGGCCGACCCTTCGGCGGATCTGATCCTGATCTACCTGATCCAGAACCATCCGAACCTGTCGGTCGACGCGGCCGCCGTCAGCGGCAACACCTCGACGGCGAAACTCCAGACCGCGCAACCCAGATTCGTCCGCCGCACGTATCAGGCGCTCGACCTCTGA
- a CDS encoding MFS transporter, which yields MTQQDQIDGVSTPEPNPMRRVAFASFVGTAIEFYDFYIYGTAAALIFPHVFFPNMGPTMATISSLGTFAVAFLSRPIGAAVFGHFGDRLGRKKTLIATLLIMGLSTVCVGLVPSAATIGVAAPIILLILRLLQGFAVGGEWAGSALLSAEYAPVGKRGMYGMFTQLGAGAGLAVSNLVVFIVSLTVGEKSAVFLDWGWRLPFLFSAVLLIVALYVRLSIDETPVFARERVTGGVPKAPLSELFRTQTRQVALAAGCMVGIFTMSFLGGTYLMSYASTRIGHPRSLILGVGVLAGVALMIFSAISAVLCDRYGRRRVILAGFGLALPWAFVVMPLIDSGSPVAFAVAIAGIFCIFGLSYGPIGSFLPEIFATRYRYTGAGLSFNLAGIVGGAIPPLVAGVLVATLGSWAVGAMMAAFVVVSIVSTVLLPETKGTELDAVLSDSAR from the coding sequence ATGACCCAGCAGGACCAGATCGACGGCGTGTCCACCCCCGAGCCCAACCCCATGAGACGGGTGGCGTTCGCGAGCTTCGTCGGGACGGCGATCGAGTTCTACGACTTCTATATCTACGGCACCGCCGCGGCACTGATCTTCCCGCACGTGTTCTTCCCGAACATGGGCCCCACGATGGCCACCATCTCCTCACTCGGCACGTTCGCGGTCGCGTTCCTGTCCCGTCCGATCGGTGCCGCGGTCTTCGGGCATTTCGGAGATCGGCTGGGCCGCAAGAAGACTCTGATCGCGACGCTGCTGATCATGGGGTTGTCGACCGTGTGCGTGGGGTTGGTGCCCAGTGCGGCGACCATCGGCGTCGCCGCACCGATCATCCTGCTGATCCTGCGGCTGCTGCAGGGCTTCGCCGTCGGTGGGGAATGGGCGGGGTCGGCGCTGCTGAGCGCCGAGTACGCGCCAGTCGGAAAGCGCGGAATGTACGGGATGTTCACCCAGCTCGGTGCGGGTGCCGGACTTGCGGTGAGCAACCTCGTGGTCTTCATCGTCAGCCTGACCGTCGGTGAGAAGAGCGCGGTGTTCCTGGACTGGGGCTGGCGGCTGCCGTTCCTGTTCAGCGCGGTGCTGCTGATCGTGGCGCTGTATGTGCGGTTGAGCATCGACGAGACGCCCGTCTTCGCCCGGGAGCGGGTGACCGGCGGCGTGCCCAAGGCGCCGCTGAGCGAACTGTTCCGGACCCAGACCCGGCAGGTGGCGCTCGCGGCGGGCTGCATGGTCGGCATCTTCACCATGAGTTTCCTGGGTGGCACCTACCTGATGAGCTACGCCAGCACCCGCATCGGACACCCGCGCAGCCTGATCCTCGGTGTCGGGGTGCTCGCCGGCGTCGCGCTCATGATCTTCTCGGCGATTTCGGCGGTGCTGTGCGACCGGTACGGCCGCCGGCGCGTCATACTCGCAGGCTTCGGGCTGGCCCTGCCATGGGCGTTCGTGGTGATGCCGCTGATCGACTCCGGTTCACCGGTGGCCTTCGCGGTGGCGATCGCCGGCATCTTCTGCATCTTCGGCCTGTCCTACGGGCCGATCGGGTCCTTCCTGCCTGAGATCTTCGCCACCCGCTACCGCTACACCGGCGCCGGTCTCTCGTTCAACCTGGCCGGCATCGTGGGCGGGGCAATTCCACCGTTGGTCGCCGGAGTCCTGGTGGCCACGCTGGGTAGCTGGGCTGTTGGGGCGATGATGGCGGCTTTCGTCGTCGTCAGCATCGTTTCGACCGTGCTGCTGCCCGAGACAAAGGGAACCGAACTGGACGCCGTATTGAGTGACTCCGCGAGATGA
- the pyrR gene encoding bifunctional pyr operon transcriptional regulator/uracil phosphoribosyltransferase PyrR, which translates to MGSSSADRELLSAADVGRTISRIAHQIIEKTALDDPAERERVVLLGIPTRGVTLATRLAAKIDEFADVALPVGALDITLYRDDLNFKPPRPLAATSIPPGGIDDAVVILVDDVLYSGRSVRSALDALRDIGRPRVVQLAVLVDRGHRELPIRADYVGKNVPTSRAESVHVLLSEDDDRDGVVISK; encoded by the coding sequence ATGGGCTCTTCAAGTGCCGACCGGGAATTGTTGTCTGCGGCGGACGTCGGCCGCACCATTTCCCGGATCGCCCATCAGATCATCGAAAAGACCGCTCTTGACGATCCCGCCGAACGTGAGCGGGTCGTTCTCCTCGGCATCCCCACGCGCGGCGTGACGCTGGCCACGCGCCTGGCCGCCAAGATCGACGAGTTCGCCGATGTGGCGTTGCCGGTCGGTGCCCTCGACATCACGCTCTACCGTGACGACCTCAACTTCAAGCCGCCCCGGCCGCTCGCGGCGACGTCGATCCCGCCCGGCGGCATCGACGACGCCGTGGTGATCCTCGTCGACGACGTCCTGTACTCGGGGCGTTCGGTGCGCTCGGCGCTGGATGCCTTGCGCGACATCGGTCGTCCTCGGGTGGTGCAGCTGGCGGTGCTGGTCGACCGCGGCCACCGGGAGCTGCCGATCCGGGCCGATTACGTCGGCAAGAACGTGCCGACCTCCCGCGCCGAGAGTGTCCATGTGCTGCTGTCCGAGGATGACGACCGCGATGGGGTGGTGATTTCGAAATGA
- a CDS encoding aspartate carbamoyltransferase catalytic subunit: protein MTTRHLLSAQDLTRDDATAILDDADRFREALLGREVKKLPTLRGRTVITMFYENSTRTRVSFEVAGKWMSADVINVSSSGSSVAKGESLRDTALTLRAAGADALIIRHPASGAAQQLAEWTAEDGGGGPSVINAGDGTHEHPTQALLDALTIRQRLGSIEGRRVVIVGDVLHSRVARSNVSLLATLGAEVVLVAPPTLLPVGVSGWPVTVSHDLDAELPAADAVLMLRVQAERMNGAFFPSAREYSVRYGLSEKRQAMLPGNAVVLHPGPMLRGMEIAFPVADSSQSAVLQQVSNGVHVRMAVLFHLLVGADREAISV, encoded by the coding sequence ATGACGACACGTCATCTCCTATCGGCGCAGGACCTCACCAGGGATGACGCGACGGCGATCCTCGATGATGCCGACCGGTTCCGTGAGGCGCTGCTGGGCCGCGAGGTCAAGAAGCTGCCGACATTGCGCGGCCGGACCGTCATCACGATGTTCTATGAGAACTCCACCCGGACCCGGGTGTCGTTCGAGGTCGCGGGCAAGTGGATGAGCGCCGACGTGATCAACGTGAGCTCGTCGGGATCCTCGGTGGCCAAAGGGGAGTCGCTGCGCGACACGGCGCTGACGCTGCGCGCCGCCGGGGCCGACGCGCTGATCATCCGCCACCCCGCCTCGGGCGCTGCCCAGCAGCTCGCCGAGTGGACCGCCGAGGACGGCGGCGGCGGGCCCAGCGTCATCAACGCCGGTGACGGGACGCATGAACACCCCACCCAGGCGCTGCTCGACGCCTTGACCATCCGCCAACGGCTCGGCTCCATCGAGGGCAGGCGTGTGGTGATCGTCGGCGACGTGCTGCACAGCCGGGTGGCCCGGTCGAACGTGTCGCTGCTGGCGACCCTGGGTGCCGAGGTGGTGCTGGTGGCGCCGCCGACGCTGCTGCCGGTCGGGGTGTCCGGCTGGCCGGTCACGGTGTCGCACGACCTCGACGCCGAACTGCCCGCTGCCGATGCGGTGTTGATGCTGCGGGTTCAGGCCGAGCGGATGAACGGTGCGTTCTTCCCGTCCGCGCGTGAGTACTCGGTGCGCTACGGATTGTCGGAGAAGCGCCAGGCCATGCTGCCCGGCAACGCCGTGGTGCTGCACCCGGGGCCGATGCTACGCGGCATGGAGATCGCGTTCCCGGTTGCCGATTCCTCGCAATCGGCTGTTCTGCAACAGGTTTCTAATGGTGTCCACGTGCGGATGGCGGTGCTGTTCCATCTGCTGGTGGGCGCGGATCGGGAGGCGATCAGCGTATGA
- a CDS encoding dihydroorotase encodes MTKHIAGSNPPVLIRGVRLYGEGDALDVLVADGQIAEIGSALKAPEDAEVIEAAGQILLPGFVDLHTHLREPGREYAEDIETGSAAAALGGYTAVFAMANTDPVADSAVVTDHVWNRGQQVGLVDVHPVGAVTVGLEGKQLTEMGLMADGVGQVRMFSDDGLCVHDPLVMRRALEYATGLGVLIAQHAEEPRLTVGAVAHEGPNAAKLGLAGWPRSAEESIVARDAILARDAGARVHICHASTAGTVELLKWAKAQGISITAEVTPHHLLLDDGRLASYDGRNRVNPPLRESSDAVALRQALADGVIDCVATDHAPHAEHEKCCEFSVARPGMLGLQTALSVVAETMVRPGLLTWRGVAKVMSEAPAAIVGLPDQGRPLEVGEPANLTVIDPDATWTVEGDELASRSDNTPFESMTLPATVTATLLRGKITALDGKSGPR; translated from the coding sequence ATGACGAAACACATCGCAGGCTCGAATCCGCCGGTCCTCATCCGCGGTGTCCGGCTCTACGGTGAGGGTGACGCGCTCGACGTGTTGGTCGCCGATGGGCAGATCGCCGAGATCGGTTCGGCCCTCAAGGCTCCCGAGGATGCCGAGGTCATCGAAGCTGCCGGCCAGATACTGCTGCCGGGCTTCGTCGATCTGCACACCCATCTGCGCGAGCCGGGCCGCGAATACGCCGAGGACATCGAAACAGGTTCAGCCGCAGCGGCTCTGGGTGGCTACACCGCGGTGTTCGCGATGGCCAACACCGATCCGGTCGCCGATTCCGCGGTGGTCACCGACCACGTGTGGAACCGCGGACAGCAGGTGGGCCTGGTCGACGTGCACCCGGTCGGCGCGGTCACGGTCGGCCTCGAAGGCAAGCAACTCACCGAGATGGGCCTGATGGCCGACGGTGTCGGTCAGGTGCGGATGTTCTCCGATGACGGTCTGTGCGTGCATGACCCGCTGGTGATGCGCCGGGCACTCGAATACGCCACCGGCCTCGGGGTGCTCATCGCCCAGCACGCCGAAGAGCCGCGGCTGACCGTCGGCGCCGTCGCTCATGAGGGGCCGAACGCGGCCAAGCTCGGGCTGGCCGGTTGGCCGCGGTCGGCGGAGGAGTCGATCGTCGCCCGGGATGCGATCCTGGCCCGCGACGCCGGCGCCCGGGTGCACATCTGCCACGCATCCACAGCGGGCACCGTGGAATTGCTGAAATGGGCCAAGGCACAAGGTATTTCCATCACCGCCGAGGTCACCCCGCATCATCTGCTGCTCGATGACGGCCGGCTGGCCAGCTATGACGGGCGCAACCGGGTCAACCCGCCGCTGCGCGAATCCAGTGACGCCGTGGCCTTGCGTCAGGCCCTGGCCGACGGCGTCATCGACTGTGTGGCCACCGACCATGCCCCACACGCCGAACACGAGAAGTGCTGCGAGTTCTCGGTAGCCCGACCGGGCATGCTGGGCCTGCAGACCGCGCTGTCCGTGGTGGCCGAAACCATGGTGCGTCCCGGCCTGCTGACCTGGCGCGGCGTCGCCAAGGTGATGAGCGAGGCGCCCGCTGCCATCGTCGGCCTGCCCGATCAGGGCCGGCCCCTGGAGGTGGGGGAGCCCGCCAACCTCACCGTGATCGATCCCGACGCGACCTGGACGGTGGAGGGCGACGAGCTGGCCAGCCGCTCCGACAACACGCCTTTCGAATCGATGACGCTGCCTGCGACCGTGACCGCCACGCTGCTGCGCGGCAAGATCACCGCCCTGGACGGGAAGTCGGGACCACGGTGA
- a CDS encoding transporter — protein MNTPTLIASLVLAGLLAVLIAFLIRQMMRGWLHRAQRQAELIGTLPALPDTVGAATIAATKGMYVGSTLVPHWNDKVAAGDLGFRTKAVLTRYPEGIMMQRSGAGPIWIPAESVTAIRTERGIAGKALTYDGILAIRWRLPSGTEIDTGFRADNRAEYDRWLEEEA, from the coding sequence GTGAACACACCTACCCTGATCGCGTCGCTGGTGCTGGCCGGCCTGCTGGCCGTGCTGATCGCTTTCCTGATCCGCCAGATGATGCGCGGCTGGCTGCATCGTGCACAGCGCCAGGCCGAGCTGATCGGCACCTTGCCGGCGCTGCCCGACACCGTCGGTGCGGCGACGATCGCGGCCACCAAGGGGATGTACGTCGGCAGCACGCTGGTACCGCACTGGAACGACAAGGTCGCCGCGGGGGATCTGGGCTTTCGCACCAAGGCGGTGCTGACCCGCTACCCCGAGGGAATCATGATGCAGCGCAGCGGTGCCGGGCCGATCTGGATCCCCGCCGAGTCGGTCACCGCGATCAGGACCGAACGCGGAATCGCAGGCAAGGCACTGACTTACGACGGAATCCTGGCCATCAGGTGGCGACTGCCCTCGGGCACCGAGATCGATACCGGGTTCCGCGCCGACAATCGCGCAGAGTACGACCGCTGGCTGGAGGAAGAGGCATGA
- the carA gene encoding glutamine-hydrolyzing carbamoyl-phosphate synthase small subunit, producing the protein MTNNRNGKAVLVLEDGRVFTGTTFGAVGQTLGEAVFSTGMSGYQETLTDPSYHGQIVVATAPQIGNTGWNTEDGESRDDKIWVAGYAVRDPSPRASNWRASGTLDDELVRQGIVGIAGIDTRAVVRHLRTRGSMKAGVFSGDALAGTDELVARVLDQPSMLGADLAGQVSTRSPYIVEAEGAPEGGHRFTVAAVDLGIKTNTPRNFARRGIRSHVLPSSVTFDQIADLQPDGVFLSNGPGDPATADHIVAVTREVLGAGIPLFGICFGNQILGRALGRSTYKMVFGHRGINIPVIDHITGRVAITAQNHGFALEGEAGETFDTPFGAAEVSHTCANDGVVEGIRLADGRAFSVQYHPEAAAGPHDAEYLFDQFVDLMAGEK; encoded by the coding sequence ATGACGAACAATCGAAATGGCAAGGCGGTCCTGGTACTTGAGGACGGGCGCGTCTTCACCGGTACGACGTTCGGGGCGGTCGGGCAGACCCTCGGCGAGGCGGTGTTCTCCACCGGGATGTCGGGCTACCAGGAGACGCTCACCGACCCCAGCTACCACGGCCAGATCGTGGTCGCCACCGCGCCGCAGATCGGCAACACGGGCTGGAACACCGAGGACGGCGAAAGCCGCGACGACAAGATCTGGGTGGCCGGTTACGCCGTGCGCGATCCTTCGCCGCGCGCGTCGAACTGGCGTGCCAGCGGAACCCTGGACGACGAGTTGGTCCGGCAGGGCATCGTGGGCATCGCCGGCATCGACACCCGGGCGGTGGTGCGCCACCTGCGCACACGCGGGTCGATGAAGGCCGGGGTGTTCTCCGGAGACGCGTTGGCCGGGACCGACGAGCTGGTGGCCCGCGTACTGGACCAGCCCTCGATGCTGGGCGCGGATCTGGCCGGTCAGGTCAGCACGCGCAGCCCGTACATCGTTGAAGCAGAGGGAGCACCTGAAGGTGGCCACCGGTTTACGGTCGCGGCGGTTGACCTGGGAATCAAGACCAACACCCCGCGCAACTTCGCCCGGCGCGGGATCCGCAGCCACGTCCTGCCATCGTCGGTGACGTTCGACCAGATCGCCGACCTCCAACCCGACGGGGTGTTCCTGTCCAACGGTCCCGGTGACCCGGCCACCGCCGACCACATCGTTGCGGTGACCCGCGAGGTGCTCGGTGCCGGAATCCCGCTGTTCGGCATCTGCTTCGGCAACCAGATCCTGGGCCGTGCGCTGGGCAGGTCCACCTACAAGATGGTGTTCGGCCACCGCGGCATCAACATCCCGGTGATCGACCACATCACCGGCCGGGTGGCGATCACCGCCCAGAACCACGGCTTCGCCCTCGAGGGCGAAGCGGGCGAGACCTTCGACACCCCCTTCGGTGCCGCCGAGGTCAGCCACACCTGCGCCAACGACGGTGTGGTGGAAGGGATCCGGCTGGCCGATGGCCGGGCGTTCTCAGTCCAGTACCACCCGGAGGCCGCGGCCGGACCACACGACGCCGAGTACCTGTTCGACCAGTTCGTCGACCTGATGGCAGGAGAGAAGTAG
- the carB gene encoding carbamoyl-phosphate synthase large subunit, with amino-acid sequence MPRRSDLNHVLVIGSGPIVIGQACEFDYSGTQACRVLRSEGIQVSLVNSNPATIMTDPEYADNTYVEPITWEFVEKVIVQQAERGNKIDAVLATLGGQTALNTAVALHENGVLEKYGVELIGADFEAIQRGEDRQKFKDIVAKVGGESARSRVCFTMDEVRDTVAELGLPVVVRPSFTMGGLGSGMAYSAEDVERMAGDGLAASPSANVLIEESIYGWKEFELELMRDSRDNVVVVCSIENFDPMGVHTGDSVTVAPAMTLTDREYQKMRDLGIAILREVGVDTGGCNIQFAIDPSDGRLIVIEMNPRVSRSSALASKATGFPIAKIAAKLAIGYTLDEILNDITKETPACFEPTLDYVVVKAPRFAFEKFPGADATLTTTMKSVGEAMSLGRNFIEALGKVMRSLETSRAGFWTGPDPDVTVEQLLTGLRTPVDGRLYDIEHALRLGASVEQVAEASGVDPWFVEQIAGLVALRVELLEAPVLDAELLRRAKHSGLSDRQIAALRPELAGESGVRALRRRLGIHPVYKTVDTCAAEFDAKTPYHYSSYELDPAAETEVAPQTEKPKVLILGSGPNRIGQGIEFDYSCVHAATTLSAVGFETVMVNCNPETVSTDYDTADRLYFEPLTFEDVLEVYYAEDISGKGEDGTGAGVVGVIVQLGGQTPLGLAKRLEEAGVPIVGTGPDAIDLAEDRGLFGEVLVNAGLPAPRFGTATSFEQARRIASDIGYPVLVRPSYVLGGRGMEIVYDEATLEGYIARATQLSPEHPVLVDRFLEDAIEIDVDALCDGNEIYIGGIMEHIEEAGIHSGDSACALPPVTLGRSDIEAVRRATEAIAHGIGVVGLLNVQYALKDDVLYVLEANPRASRTVPFVSKATAVPLAKACARVMLGATIAELRAEGLLNKNGDGANIARNAPVAVKEAVLPFHRFRRADGAQVDSLLGPEMKSTGEVMGIDHDFGTAFAKSQTAAYGSLPAEGTVFVSVANRDKRSLVFPVKRLADLGFRVLATEGTAEMLRRNGIPCDEVRKHSEQPSGSRDLPSAVDVIKAGEVDMVINTPYGNSGPRVDGYEIRSAAVSMNIPCVTTVQGASAAVQGIEAGIRGDIGVMSLQELHSELESR; translated from the coding sequence ATGCCACGTCGCTCTGACCTCAACCACGTGCTGGTGATCGGGTCCGGCCCGATCGTCATCGGCCAGGCTTGCGAGTTCGACTATTCGGGCACCCAGGCCTGCCGGGTGCTGCGTTCCGAGGGCATCCAGGTCAGCCTGGTCAACTCGAACCCGGCGACGATCATGACCGATCCCGAGTACGCCGACAACACCTACGTCGAGCCCATCACCTGGGAGTTCGTCGAGAAGGTCATCGTCCAGCAGGCCGAGCGCGGCAACAAGATCGACGCCGTGCTGGCCACCCTCGGCGGGCAGACCGCGCTGAACACCGCGGTGGCCCTGCACGAGAACGGTGTGCTCGAGAAGTACGGGGTCGAACTCATCGGCGCCGACTTCGAGGCCATCCAACGCGGCGAGGACCGGCAGAAGTTCAAGGATATTGTCGCCAAGGTCGGCGGTGAATCCGCCCGCAGCCGTGTGTGTTTCACCATGGACGAGGTCCGCGATACGGTCGCCGAGCTGGGACTGCCCGTCGTGGTCCGCCCGTCGTTCACCATGGGTGGGCTGGGATCCGGCATGGCGTACTCGGCCGAGGATGTCGAGCGGATGGCCGGCGACGGCCTGGCCGCCTCACCTTCGGCGAACGTGCTGATCGAGGAATCCATCTACGGGTGGAAGGAATTCGAGCTCGAGCTGATGCGCGACAGCCGCGACAACGTCGTGGTGGTCTGCTCGATCGAGAACTTCGACCCGATGGGCGTGCACACCGGCGACTCGGTGACCGTCGCGCCCGCGATGACGTTGACCGACCGCGAATACCAGAAGATGCGCGACCTGGGCATCGCGATCCTGCGCGAAGTGGGCGTCGACACCGGTGGCTGCAACATCCAGTTCGCGATCGACCCCAGCGATGGTCGCCTGATCGTCATCGAGATGAACCCTCGTGTGTCGCGGTCCTCGGCGCTGGCATCGAAGGCCACCGGCTTCCCGATCGCCAAGATCGCGGCGAAGCTGGCCATCGGCTACACGCTCGACGAGATCCTCAACGACATCACCAAGGAAACGCCTGCCTGCTTCGAACCCACGCTGGACTACGTCGTGGTCAAGGCACCGCGGTTCGCATTCGAGAAGTTCCCTGGTGCCGATGCGACGCTGACAACCACGATGAAGTCGGTCGGTGAGGCGATGTCATTGGGCCGCAACTTCATCGAGGCCCTCGGCAAGGTGATGCGGTCGCTGGAGACCAGCCGGGCCGGGTTCTGGACGGGCCCGGACCCCGACGTCACCGTCGAGCAGTTGCTGACCGGCCTGCGCACCCCGGTGGACGGCAGGCTCTACGACATCGAGCACGCACTGCGCCTGGGCGCCAGCGTCGAGCAGGTGGCCGAGGCCTCCGGCGTCGACCCGTGGTTCGTCGAGCAGATCGCCGGTCTGGTCGCGCTGCGTGTCGAGCTGCTGGAAGCACCGGTGCTCGACGCGGAACTGCTGCGCCGGGCCAAGCACAGCGGGCTCTCGGACCGCCAGATCGCCGCGCTACGACCGGAACTGGCCGGCGAGTCGGGCGTGCGCGCGCTGCGTCGCCGGCTCGGCATTCACCCGGTGTACAAGACCGTCGACACCTGCGCGGCCGAGTTCGACGCCAAGACGCCGTACCACTACAGCAGCTACGAGCTCGATCCCGCTGCGGAGACCGAGGTCGCCCCGCAGACCGAGAAGCCCAAGGTGCTGATCCTGGGTTCCGGACCGAACCGGATCGGTCAGGGGATCGAATTCGACTACAGCTGTGTGCATGCCGCGACCACGCTGAGTGCGGTCGGGTTCGAAACGGTGATGGTCAACTGCAACCCCGAGACGGTGTCCACCGACTACGACACCGCCGACCGGTTGTACTTCGAGCCCCTCACGTTCGAGGACGTGCTGGAGGTCTATTACGCCGAGGACATCTCGGGCAAGGGGGAGGACGGAACCGGCGCCGGTGTCGTCGGTGTGATCGTCCAGCTCGGCGGTCAGACGCCTCTGGGCCTGGCCAAGCGCCTCGAAGAGGCCGGGGTGCCGATCGTGGGCACCGGGCCCGACGCCATCGACCTGGCCGAGGACCGTGGCCTCTTCGGCGAGGTTCTGGTCAACGCGGGCCTGCCTGCACCGCGGTTCGGGACCGCCACCAGCTTCGAGCAGGCCCGGCGGATCGCCTCCGACATCGGCTATCCCGTGCTGGTCCGTCCCTCCTACGTCCTGGGCGGGCGTGGCATGGAGATCGTCTACGACGAGGCGACCCTGGAGGGCTACATCGCCCGCGCCACGCAGCTGTCCCCGGAACACCCGGTGCTGGTCGACCGGTTCCTGGAGGACGCGATCGAGATCGACGTCGACGCGCTGTGCGACGGCAACGAGATCTACATCGGCGGCATCATGGAGCACATCGAGGAGGCCGGTATCCACTCCGGTGACTCGGCGTGTGCGCTGCCTCCGGTCACGTTGGGCCGCAGCGACATCGAAGCCGTGCGCCGCGCGACCGAGGCCATCGCCCATGGCATCGGCGTGGTCGGACTGCTCAACGTGCAGTACGCGCTCAAGGATGACGTGCTCTACGTGCTGGAGGCCAACCCGCGCGCCAGCCGTACGGTGCCGTTCGTATCCAAGGCCACCGCGGTGCCGCTGGCCAAGGCCTGTGCCCGGGTGATGCTGGGTGCCACCATCGCCGAGTTGCGTGCGGAAGGCCTGCTGAACAAGAACGGCGACGGGGCCAACATCGCCCGCAACGCCCCGGTGGCGGTCAAGGAAGCCGTGCTGCCGTTCCACCGGTTCCGTCGTGCCGATGGTGCCCAGGTCGATTCGCTGCTGGGACCGGAGATGAAGTCGACCGGCGAGGTGATGGGCATCGACCACGACTTCGGAACCGCCTTCGCCAAGAGCCAGACCGCGGCCTACGGGTCGCTGCCGGCCGAGGGCACCGTCTTCGTCTCGGTGGCCAACCGCGACAAGCGTTCGCTGGTATTCCCGGTGAAGCGCCTGGCCGATCTCGGATTCCGGGTGCTGGCCACCGAAGGCACCGCGGAGATGCTGCGCCGCAACGGCATTCCCTGCGATGAGGTGCGCAAGCACTCAGAACAGCCCAGTGGAAGCCGCGACCTGCCGTCCGCGGTCGACGTCATCAAGGCCGGCGAGGTCGACATGGTGATCAACACGCCGTACGGAAACTCCGGGCCGCGCGTCGACGGGTACGAGATCCGTTCGGCCGCAGTGTCGATGAACATTCCGTGCGTGACGACCGTCCAGGGAGCCTCGGCCGCGGTGCAGGGCATCGAGGCGGGGATCCGTGGCGACATCGGCGTGATGTCACTACAGGAACTGCACAGCGAGCTGGAATCGCGCTGA